A genomic window from Leptolyngbya sp. BL0902 includes:
- a CDS encoding cation:proton antiporter gives MEEFLIISFLLAQAMNLDSSTAVNGQTATDIPELAILLITLLLVATTVALVTQQLRIPYVTGLVLAGLPLTNFLSRQVGLDPSLVLNLFLPILIFDAAINTDISRLRSTFKPIAILAGPGAILSSAIIATVVKFGLGLEWIPAFLVGVILANTDTVSIIAVFKEIQVPSRLSTIVEGETLFNDAAALVSFNLLLAIYTTGSITVAQGIQEVLAVALGGAIVGGVLGYLCLPVFVRLQDPLSSLLLTVALALGTFQIGQFLGVSGAVAVVVAGLVFGNFGLPRTESASDRITLISFWQYAGFIVNTFIFLLIGIEINPLALWQALPSILLVILAYQLGRIFSVYSLLALLRWIDRPIPLSWQHVLVLGNIKGSLSMALTVAIPLTLTGRDFIVEVVFGAVLFSLVIQGLALPWLIKNLNISHVSNVIQEIGALQIQLIAAKAAQDELDNLLKAGVLSKAVYEELWASYQAKVAVSERVLRDAYNRSRTGQSERHDSQLDSIRRQLLLAEKGAVSNALRKRIVPEDLVSSYVKDLDEKLLSLDDD, from the coding sequence ATGGAGGAATTCTTGATTATTAGTTTCTTACTAGCGCAAGCGATGAACTTAGACAGTTCTACGGCGGTCAATGGTCAAACAGCGACAGATATTCCTGAACTCGCTATTCTTCTGATTACCCTGCTGCTTGTGGCAACAACGGTGGCCCTAGTCACGCAGCAATTGCGCATTCCCTACGTGACCGGGTTGGTACTGGCGGGTTTGCCCCTGACAAATTTTTTATCTCGCCAAGTCGGCCTCGATCCTTCTTTAGTCCTCAATCTTTTTCTGCCTATTCTAATTTTTGATGCGGCAATTAATACGGATATTAGCCGACTCCGAAGTACATTCAAACCCATTGCCATTTTGGCTGGGCCTGGGGCCATTCTCTCCTCAGCTATTATTGCTACCGTCGTAAAATTTGGGCTAGGGCTAGAGTGGATTCCGGCCTTCTTAGTCGGGGTCATTCTGGCCAATACCGATACAGTTTCCATCATTGCCGTCTTTAAAGAAATTCAGGTTCCCTCTCGGCTTTCAACCATCGTAGAGGGCGAAACGCTCTTTAATGACGCCGCCGCCTTGGTGTCGTTTAACCTGCTCCTCGCCATCTACACCACGGGTAGTATCACCGTTGCCCAAGGTATCCAAGAGGTGTTGGCGGTGGCCTTAGGGGGGGCGATTGTCGGTGGCGTTTTGGGCTATCTCTGTTTACCCGTTTTTGTGCGCCTACAAGACCCACTCAGTAGCCTGTTATTGACCGTAGCCCTAGCTTTAGGAACGTTTCAGATTGGGCAATTTTTGGGTGTATCAGGGGCCGTTGCCGTTGTGGTCGCTGGCCTTGTATTCGGCAATTTTGGGCTACCCAGAACTGAGTCTGCCTCAGATCGAATCACGCTGATTAGCTTCTGGCAATATGCAGGTTTTATTGTCAACACATTTATTTTTCTACTGATTGGCATTGAAATTAATCCGCTAGCCCTATGGCAGGCTCTACCCTCAATTTTATTAGTTATTTTGGCCTACCAGTTAGGGCGTATTTTCTCTGTATACTCACTTCTAGCCCTGTTGCGGTGGATTGATCGTCCCATTCCCCTATCGTGGCAGCATGTCTTGGTGCTTGGGAATATCAAGGGTTCGCTTTCTATGGCCTTAACCGTGGCTATTCCTTTGACACTGACAGGGCGTGATTTCATTGTTGAGGTCGTGTTTGGAGCGGTGTTATTTTCCTTGGTTATTCAAGGATTGGCATTGCCTTGGCTGATCAAAAATCTCAATATCAGCCATGTGTCGAATGTAATCCAAGAAATTGGGGCTCTCCAGATTCAATTGATTGCGGCGAAAGCGGCCCAAGATGAGTTAGATAACCTGTTAAAAGCAGGTGTTCTATCTAAAGCTGTCTACGAAGAACTATGGGCATCCTATCAAGCGAAGGTCGCCGTTTCAGAACGAGTATTGAGAGATGCTTACAACCGTTCGAGAACAGGGCAGTCAGAGCGTCACGATAGTCAGCTAGATAGCATTCGGCGGCAGTTGTTGTTAGCCGAAAAGGGAGCTGTCAGCAATGCACTCCGAAAACGCATTGTTCCAGAAGATTTAGTCAGTTCCTACGTTAAAGATTTGGATGAGAAACTTCTATCGCTGGACGATGATTAG
- a CDS encoding DUF4278 domain-containing protein, whose protein sequence is MKLCYRGVEYEQNLPSLEMKDSEITGCYRGRTLTFSYPSHVPVPQPVARYTYRGVGYETTAQGRVQPVSASPAAEVRQPVFQGIKSADSPMMQARRHLLMEASTAHRTNIQRSLDHRLSVAKAQGNDLLVQQLEAELHQLA, encoded by the coding sequence ATGAAACTGTGTTATCGCGGGGTTGAGTACGAACAGAATCTCCCCTCTCTCGAAATGAAAGACAGTGAGATCACGGGCTGCTACCGAGGCCGTACCCTCACCTTCTCCTACCCTAGCCATGTGCCTGTGCCCCAGCCTGTGGCTCGCTATACCTACCGTGGCGTGGGCTATGAAACCACCGCCCAAGGACGTGTTCAGCCCGTAAGTGCTAGCCCTGCGGCAGAGGTTCGCCAGCCCGTATTTCAGGGCATTAAAAGCGCCGATAGCCCGATGATGCAGGCCCGCCGCCACCTGTTGATGGAGGCCAGCACCGCCCATCGCACGAATATTCAGCGTTCCTTAGATCATCGTCTTTCGGTGGCCAAGGCCCAGGGCAATGACCTCCTGGTGCAGCAGTTGGAAGCTGAACTGCACCAACTGGCCTAG
- a CDS encoding tetratricopeptide repeat protein: MTSPYQMLIDQLVTDTLKGKIQSKQQVYRRLQQGLEPGSGELFERALAQTLAQVEQGLTEADEFKQAKAQRQQRALKMIETEWQRWQADNQASAVLTGVAAELVQGAATERLTTLLTALDPNQPQPLDRDQLRQLAHTLHQAATTEPEAQTGPDLKALAQGLEQGLTTWQGLETEVVGWIFSAGQSSLGFGDRRETQGPWAFWGKQTQLPSLRYLFEDVALNQNVTAAGLSAPLLTADWVAWVVVLQRLQRALVNWFDQQPYDPKAGKRLSIATFLSFAVVWSQIARRLSQLGQVSLAQGSFQVLLQGLRQFANQPYFPLYGGLFTALSGEPLRTLLDYLDQPLQQVPNTATKGRILTLLGYSQRAMGNYLQAMAFHQQALTIAREAQDSGCEIASLNHLSRTAAAQQDYETALGHSQRALMLARQQGDTLGQANALANLGSSQVAQGQAQILAPEQYEAVLSYLEQGVTLAAQVGDRPSQALCANSLGIAYLKLGQYEAAIHALTNGLQIAQAIGDRFLVASNLAHLAASQQGSDDLDQAILTGGLAMYLFNQMGSDDWRQPAALLSILQGQMGPEAFQATLESHRPQILAAIGVDGYDYLLPLLTRYRETLG, translated from the coding sequence ATGACCTCACCCTACCAAATGCTGATCGATCAACTGGTGACGGATACCCTGAAGGGCAAAATCCAGTCAAAGCAACAGGTGTATCGGCGGTTGCAGCAGGGGCTCGAACCGGGCAGCGGCGAACTGTTTGAGCGGGCCTTGGCCCAGACGCTGGCTCAGGTGGAGCAGGGGCTAACGGAGGCGGACGAATTCAAGCAGGCGAAGGCCCAACGGCAGCAGCGGGCGCTGAAGATGATTGAGACCGAGTGGCAGCGCTGGCAAGCCGATAACCAAGCCTCCGCTGTCTTGACTGGGGTGGCGGCAGAGCTGGTTCAGGGAGCGGCGACGGAACGGCTGACAACCCTGCTGACGGCCCTCGACCCCAACCAGCCCCAACCGCTGGATCGCGATCAGCTCCGTCAGTTGGCCCATACCCTGCATCAGGCCGCAACAACGGAACCCGAAGCCCAAACTGGCCCTGACCTCAAGGCCTTGGCTCAAGGGTTGGAGCAGGGGCTTACCACCTGGCAGGGGCTAGAGACCGAGGTAGTGGGCTGGATTTTTTCGGCAGGGCAGTCCTCCCTCGGTTTTGGGGATAGGCGTGAAACCCAGGGGCCTTGGGCTTTCTGGGGTAAGCAGACCCAGCTTCCATCCCTGCGCTACCTGTTTGAAGATGTGGCCCTCAACCAAAACGTTACCGCAGCGGGCCTGTCTGCGCCCCTCCTCACAGCGGACTGGGTGGCCTGGGTGGTGGTGCTGCAACGGCTTCAGCGGGCCTTGGTCAACTGGTTTGATCAACAGCCCTACGATCCCAAGGCCGGGAAACGCCTCTCCATTGCCACGTTTTTGAGCTTTGCCGTGGTGTGGAGCCAAATTGCGCGCCGCCTGAGCCAACTGGGGCAAGTCTCCCTGGCCCAAGGAAGTTTTCAGGTGTTGCTACAGGGGTTGCGGCAGTTTGCCAATCAGCCCTATTTCCCCCTCTACGGTGGGTTGTTTACGGCCCTGTCTGGGGAGCCCCTGCGAACGCTGCTAGACTACCTGGATCAGCCCCTTCAGCAGGTGCCCAATACGGCCACAAAGGGCCGCATCCTAACGCTGCTGGGCTATTCTCAGCGGGCCATGGGCAACTATCTCCAGGCAATGGCCTTCCACCAGCAGGCCCTGACCATCGCCCGCGAAGCCCAGGATAGCGGGTGCGAAATTGCCAGTCTCAACCACCTCAGCCGCACCGCTGCCGCCCAACAGGACTATGAAACGGCCCTGGGCCACAGCCAGCGGGCACTAATGCTGGCTCGCCAGCAGGGAGACACCCTGGGTCAGGCTAATGCCCTGGCCAACCTTGGCTCTAGTCAGGTGGCCCAGGGGCAGGCCCAAATCCTAGCGCCAGAGCAGTATGAGGCGGTACTGAGCTATTTGGAGCAGGGGGTAACGCTGGCGGCCCAGGTGGGGGATCGCCCCAGCCAGGCCCTCTGCGCCAATAGTTTGGGAATTGCCTACCTCAAGCTCGGCCAGTATGAGGCCGCGATCCATGCCCTGACCAACGGTTTACAGATTGCCCAGGCCATTGGCGATAGGTTCCTCGTGGCGTCAAATTTGGCCCATTTGGCGGCATCCCAGCAGGGATCGGACGATCTGGATCAGGCTATTCTCACGGGCGGGTTGGCCATGTATCTCTTCAACCAAATGGGATCGGACGACTGGCGACAACCCGCCGCCTTGCTCAGCATTCTCCAGGGGCAGATGGGGCCAGAGGCGTTTCAGGCCACCCTCGAAAGCCATCGACCCCAGATTCTTGCCGCCATTGGCGTAGACGGCTACGACTACCTCTTGCCCCTGCTCACCCGCTACCGAGAAACCTTGGGCTAG
- the tatA gene encoding twin-arginine translocase TatA/TatE family subunit translates to MFNLGWPEVAIVLGVALLIFGPKKIPQLGGALGKTLRGFKEEVNAAKPSETDPYQDAEDADYR, encoded by the coding sequence ATGTTTAATTTAGGTTGGCCTGAAGTTGCGATTGTGCTTGGCGTTGCGTTGCTCATCTTTGGGCCAAAAAAAATCCCCCAATTGGGTGGAGCCCTGGGCAAAACCCTGCGAGGCTTCAAAGAAGAGGTGAATGCGGCTAAGCCCAGTGAAACCGACCCCTACCAAGACGCTGAAGACGCCGACTATCGTTAG
- a CDS encoding ABC transporter ATP-binding protein: MARSRLQKLGTYLGPHWPKAALGVGALFLVNLLGVWIPLLIRDGIDELQVAFSYDRVLYYALMVFVLATVMWGIRMVSRITLFGVGRQVEFDLKQRIFEHLLKMEPAYFSRNTAGELISRATSDVDNIRRLLGFAILSLANTAFAYALTIPVMLSISVRLTLISLVVYPVMLVLVQSFSNRLRQEQMELQERLSRLSDLIQEDMSGIALIKIYAQEENERQAFQRLNHDLLKANLTLSKTRNTLFPLLGGLASISLLVILATGAGTIAQGGITVGDFVALLLYVERLVFPTALLGFTITAYQRGEVSIDRVEAILEAEPKIQDHPPLVPLPVTAVDGRLEARDLSYTYPGSETPSLDRVSFSIAPGERIAIVGPIGSGKSTLANALPRLLEVEPGQLKIDNRDVLEVPLQDLRRAIAYVPQDSFLFSTSIQNNIRYGVPLTDFGEVQYAAKQAQMDAEIQNFPHQYDTIVGERGITLSGGQRQRTALARALVIDAPILVLDDALSSVDNRTATAILNALSEGTQQKTVLFISHQMSAAATADRIFVMDQGRIVQMGTHSDLLAQGGLYRELWEQHQLEAELH; the protein is encoded by the coding sequence ATGGCGCGATCACGGCTACAAAAATTAGGCACTTACCTCGGCCCCCATTGGCCCAAGGCGGCGTTAGGGGTGGGGGCATTGTTCCTGGTAAATCTACTGGGCGTGTGGATTCCGCTGCTGATCCGCGACGGCATCGACGAATTGCAAGTCGCCTTCAGCTACGACCGGGTGCTGTACTACGCCCTCATGGTCTTCGTTCTGGCCACGGTGATGTGGGGGATTCGCATGGTGTCGCGGATTACCCTATTTGGGGTGGGGCGACAGGTGGAGTTTGACCTGAAGCAGCGCATTTTTGAGCATTTGCTGAAAATGGAGCCCGCCTACTTTAGCCGCAACACCGCTGGAGAGTTGATCAGCCGCGCCACCAGCGATGTGGACAACATTCGGCGGCTGCTGGGGTTCGCCATCCTCAGTTTGGCCAACACTGCCTTTGCCTACGCCCTCACGATTCCGGTGATGCTGTCCATCAGTGTGCGGCTGACCCTGATTTCCCTGGTGGTCTATCCGGTGATGCTGGTACTGGTGCAGTCCTTCAGCAACCGCCTGCGCCAAGAGCAGATGGAGCTACAGGAGCGGCTGTCTCGCCTCAGCGACCTGATCCAAGAGGACATGAGCGGCATTGCCCTGATCAAAATCTACGCCCAGGAAGAGAACGAGCGGCAAGCCTTCCAGCGCCTCAACCACGACCTGCTGAAGGCTAACCTCACCCTCTCGAAAACCCGCAACACCCTGTTTCCGCTGCTGGGGGGGCTGGCCAGCATTAGCCTGCTGGTGATTTTGGCCACCGGGGCGGGCACCATTGCCCAGGGCGGCATCACCGTGGGCGACTTTGTGGCCCTGCTGCTGTACGTGGAGCGGCTGGTGTTTCCCACCGCCCTGCTGGGGTTCACCATCACCGCCTACCAGCGCGGCGAGGTCAGTATCGACCGGGTGGAGGCCATTCTGGAGGCCGAGCCCAAAATTCAAGACCATCCGCCCCTGGTGCCGCTGCCCGTCACGGCGGTGGATGGACGCCTAGAAGCCCGCGACCTCAGCTATACCTATCCCGGCAGCGAGACCCCGTCCCTAGATCGGGTCAGCTTTTCCATCGCGCCGGGGGAACGAATCGCCATTGTGGGGCCGATTGGCTCCGGCAAATCCACCCTGGCCAACGCCCTGCCCCGCCTGCTGGAGGTAGAGCCAGGGCAGCTCAAAATTGATAACCGTGATGTGCTAGAAGTGCCTCTGCAAGACCTGCGGCGAGCCATTGCCTACGTGCCCCAGGACAGCTTTTTGTTTAGCACCAGCATCCAAAACAACATTCGCTATGGTGTACCCCTAACGGATTTTGGCGAGGTGCAGTACGCCGCCAAACAGGCCCAAATGGACGCCGAAATCCAGAACTTCCCCCATCAGTACGACACGATTGTGGGGGAACGGGGGATTACTCTGTCGGGGGGCCAGCGACAGCGCACCGCCCTGGCCCGCGCCCTGGTAATCGATGCCCCCATCCTGGTACTAGATGACGCCCTCTCCAGCGTCGATAACCGCACGGCCACCGCCATTTTGAACGCCCTGTCCGAGGGCACTCAGCAAAAAACCGTGCTGTTTATCTCCCACCAAATGTCTGCCGCCGCCACCGCCGACCGCATTTTTGTGATGGATCAGGGCCGCATTGTGCAGATGGGCACCCACAGCGACCTCCTAGCCCAGGGGGGCCTCTACCGGGAACTGTGGGAGCAACACCAGCTCGAAGCCGAACTGCATTGA
- a CDS encoding glycogen/starch/alpha-glucan phosphorylase — protein MDNTATTDAAVAIALAGERTGSSIDSIKRAFLNNLFFVQGKPVALATQHDYYMALAYLVRDRMLHRWNTTAERYTQAGARTVCYLSAEFLMGPHLGNNLINLGLYNEVKQAIEELGLDFDELLAQEEEPGLGNGGLGRLAACYLDSMASLEIPSLGYGIRYEFGIFHQDIKDGWQVERTDKWLRNGNPWEVVRPEWAVEVKFGGHTETYTDDQGRYRVRWVPEREVLGVPYDTPILGYQVNTANTLRLWKAEAVESFDFEVFNQGNYYGAVEKKVSSENLTKVLYPNDETQAGKQLRLEQQIFFVSCSLQDMFRILAGQGLPVEKFHEKFSIQLNDTHPAIASAELMRLLLDEHGLDWTLAWEITQKTFAYTNHTLLPEALEKWPISLFGKLLPRHLDIIYEINRRFLELVRMKFPKDAGRLARMSLIDESGERYVRMANLACVSSHTINGVAALHSELLKQTVLRDFYELFPEKFCNVTNGVTPRRWVVLSNPRLSTLITSRIGDRWIKHLDELKQIEPLADDSGFRDEWHDIKQAVKRDLSSRIHDQFGILVDPASLFDVQVKRIHEYKRQHLNVLHIVTLYSQLKQNPNLEITPRTFIFAGKAAPGYWMAKLMIKLITAVGDMVNKDPDLHNKLKVIFLPNYNVTNSQRIYPASDLSEQISTAGYEASGTGNMKFAMNGALTIGTLDGANVEIRDAVGADNFFLFGLTADQVVDLKAQGYNPYAYYQANPLLKDAIDLIASGHFSQGDGGLFKPLLDKLLYQDPYLLLADYQSYLDCQHTVGEAYSHTDSWTRMAILNAIRMGMFSSDRSVRDYCNGIWKASPLPITLTEYADGDFGLGNELTCRIQ, from the coding sequence ATGGACAACACTGCCACCACCGATGCCGCTGTCGCCATTGCCCTGGCTGGAGAACGCACGGGTTCCAGCATTGACAGCATTAAGCGGGCGTTTTTGAACAATTTGTTTTTTGTACAGGGCAAGCCCGTCGCCTTGGCCACCCAGCACGATTACTACATGGCCCTGGCCTACCTGGTGCGAGATCGGATGCTGCACCGATGGAACACCACCGCCGAGCGCTATACCCAGGCCGGGGCGCGGACGGTGTGCTACCTGTCGGCGGAATTTTTGATGGGGCCACACCTGGGCAATAACTTGATTAACCTGGGCCTTTATAACGAGGTGAAGCAGGCGATTGAAGAACTGGGTCTGGATTTTGATGAGTTGCTGGCCCAGGAGGAGGAACCGGGGCTGGGGAACGGCGGCTTGGGACGGCTGGCGGCCTGCTATCTGGATTCCATGGCGTCCCTGGAAATTCCGTCCCTGGGCTACGGGATTCGCTACGAGTTCGGCATTTTTCACCAGGATATTAAGGACGGCTGGCAGGTGGAGCGCACCGACAAATGGCTCCGCAACGGCAACCCCTGGGAGGTGGTGCGTCCTGAGTGGGCGGTGGAAGTGAAATTTGGCGGACATACGGAAACCTACACCGATGACCAAGGCCGCTATCGGGTGCGCTGGGTGCCGGAGCGCGAAGTGCTAGGCGTTCCCTACGACACGCCGATCCTGGGCTACCAGGTGAACACTGCCAACACCCTGCGCCTGTGGAAGGCCGAGGCCGTCGAATCCTTTGACTTTGAGGTGTTTAACCAGGGCAACTACTACGGCGCGGTGGAGAAAAAGGTCTCCTCCGAGAACCTGACCAAGGTGCTCTACCCCAACGACGAAACCCAGGCCGGGAAGCAACTGCGCCTAGAGCAGCAGATTTTCTTTGTCTCCTGTTCCTTGCAGGATATGTTCCGCATCCTGGCGGGGCAGGGTTTGCCCGTGGAGAAGTTCCACGAAAAATTCTCCATTCAGCTCAACGACACCCACCCCGCCATTGCCTCGGCGGAACTGATGCGCCTGCTGCTGGATGAGCACGGTCTCGACTGGACGCTGGCCTGGGAAATTACCCAAAAAACCTTCGCCTACACCAACCACACCCTGCTGCCCGAAGCCCTGGAAAAATGGCCGATCAGCCTCTTCGGCAAGCTGCTGCCCCGCCATTTGGACATCATCTACGAAATCAACCGCCGCTTTTTGGAACTGGTGCGGATGAAGTTCCCCAAGGATGCCGGACGGTTGGCGCGGATGTCGCTGATTGACGAAAGCGGCGAGCGCTACGTGCGGATGGCGAACCTGGCCTGCGTGAGTAGCCATACCATCAACGGCGTCGCGGCCCTGCATAGTGAATTGCTGAAGCAAACCGTTCTGCGGGATTTCTACGAACTGTTCCCGGAAAAATTCTGCAACGTCACCAACGGCGTTACTCCCCGTCGATGGGTGGTGCTCAGCAACCCCCGCCTCAGCACCCTGATTACCAGCCGCATTGGCGACCGCTGGATCAAGCACCTCGACGAACTGAAGCAGATCGAACCCCTCGCCGACGACAGCGGTTTTCGCGACGAGTGGCACGACATCAAACAGGCCGTCAAACGGGATCTGTCCAGCCGCATCCACGATCAGTTCGGCATTTTGGTCGATCCCGCCTCCCTGTTCGACGTGCAGGTGAAGCGCATCCACGAATATAAGCGCCAGCACCTCAACGTGCTGCACATCGTCACCCTCTACAGCCAGCTCAAGCAAAACCCCAATCTGGAGATCACCCCCCGCACCTTCATCTTTGCGGGCAAGGCGGCTCCGGGCTATTGGATGGCCAAGCTGATGATCAAGCTGATCACCGCCGTGGGCGACATGGTGAACAAAGATCCCGACCTGCACAACAAGCTGAAGGTGATCTTTCTGCCCAACTACAACGTCACCAACAGCCAGCGCATCTACCCCGCTTCGGACTTGTCCGAACAAATTTCCACCGCTGGCTACGAAGCTTCCGGTACAGGCAACATGAAATTCGCCATGAACGGTGCCCTCACCATCGGCACTTTGGATGGGGCCAACGTCGAAATCCGCGATGCCGTGGGGGCCGACAACTTCTTCCTGTTTGGCCTCACCGCCGACCAGGTGGTGGATCTCAAGGCCCAGGGCTACAACCCCTACGCCTACTACCAGGCCAACCCCCTGCTGAAGGACGCCATCGACCTGATTGCCTCCGGCCACTTTTCCCAGGGGGACGGTGGCTTGTTCAAGCCCCTGCTCGACAAACTGCTCTACCAAGACCCCTACCTGCTGTTGGCGGATTATCAGTCCTACCTCGACTGCCAGCACACCGTGGGCGAGGCCTACAGCCACACCGATAGCTGGACACGCATGGCCATCCTCAACGCCATTCGTATGGGGATGTTCTCCTCCGACCGCTCCGTCCGCGACTACTGCAACGGCATCTGGAAAGCCTCGCCCCTGCCCATCACCCTCACGGAATACGCCGACGGGGACTTTGGCCTAGGCAATGAGCTAACCTGCCGGATTCAGTAG
- a CDS encoding chorismate lyase, whose protein sequence is MASATQPINPNALPCAWHALEPQWQAGSPLVQQGLPHDQMAPAWQILLLGDGSPTRHLQLLTREPTEVDVIDMSRVGMDLDGAPDIIRVVPGPRVRRQVWLRTASGQRLAYAASWWEASHVDEYLHNKSLPIWASLARLRTELYRDIQGLYFGNSPALEAAFGQPGPFWGRHYLFWHRGKPLTLIYEVFSPYLTRYLGPMQRPIEP, encoded by the coding sequence TTGGCCTCTGCAACCCAGCCGATAAACCCCAACGCCCTCCCCTGTGCTTGGCACGCCCTAGAACCCCAGTGGCAGGCCGGATCGCCCTTGGTGCAGCAGGGGCTCCCCCACGACCAAATGGCCCCGGCATGGCAAATTTTGCTGTTGGGCGACGGTTCCCCCACCCGCCACCTGCAACTGCTGACCCGCGAACCCACCGAAGTAGACGTGATTGATATGTCCCGCGTGGGCATGGATTTGGACGGGGCACCGGACATTATTCGCGTAGTGCCGGGGCCACGGGTGCGCCGCCAGGTGTGGCTCCGAACCGCCTCCGGGCAGCGTCTCGCCTATGCCGCCTCCTGGTGGGAAGCCAGCCATGTGGACGAGTATTTACACAATAAATCTCTGCCGATCTGGGCCAGCCTCGCCCGCCTGCGGACAGAACTGTATCGCGATATTCAGGGGCTCTATTTTGGCAACTCTCCAGCCCTAGAAGCTGCCTTTGGCCAACCGGGGCCGTTTTGGGGCCGTCACTACCTGTTTTGGCACCGAGGCAAACCCCTAACGCTGATTTACGAGGTCTTTTCCCCCTACCTCACCCGCTACCTAGGGCCAATGCAAAGGCCGATTGAGCCCTAG
- a CDS encoding potassium channel family protein — protein sequence MTPPSLAPSMQQRVDRALHSPTIEFMLIGLILASVLLVFIEVGLPFGSGGHGVVVGLQRWLTGAFWLELGLRGWAARNKQRFLKHYWWDILAVIPFPTQIVVLRLLRLLRLLRVGILLNRNLGRIYPALAIGLGAQIGLVAILGVLLLGGGLGIFLAEGGINDDIENLPQALWWSLFTLVAAEPIGAEPVTLVGRILTLMVMLGGLTLFAVITGLVSAVMVQRLRSTMEYRTMALDELRNHTVICGWNRNGRHIVEELLFDGGLQDSPILIIAEFEETPERSLRHLNLSHIYFHVADYTRIDVLKSINIAQSARAILLADTTRPRSDQDIDARTVLAALTIEKINPAIYTCAQLLDRRNDVQLKAAGVDDVIVADEVTSHMIATSARTQGSVEVMAELLTVQVGNQFYKVPILPSWVDLSFWQAVDRLKRSHDALLVAVELSYPNRHTLVNPPANYRLGPKDQLIVIARKRPELRDY from the coding sequence ATGACGCCCCCCTCTCTCGCCCCTTCCATGCAGCAGCGGGTGGATCGTGCCCTCCACTCGCCCACCATCGAGTTCATGCTGATTGGGCTGATTTTGGCCTCAGTGCTGTTGGTTTTTATTGAGGTAGGGTTGCCCTTTGGCAGTGGGGGCCACGGGGTAGTCGTAGGGCTTCAACGCTGGCTAACCGGGGCGTTTTGGCTAGAACTAGGACTGCGCGGTTGGGCAGCCCGGAATAAACAGCGCTTCCTCAAGCATTACTGGTGGGATATTCTGGCGGTAATTCCCTTCCCCACTCAGATTGTGGTGCTACGGCTGTTGCGGCTGCTGCGGCTGCTGCGGGTGGGCATTTTGCTAAACCGCAACCTAGGCCGAATTTACCCCGCCCTCGCCATTGGTCTGGGAGCGCAGATTGGCCTAGTAGCTATCCTGGGAGTGCTGCTACTGGGGGGTGGCCTGGGTATTTTTCTGGCTGAAGGGGGCATCAACGACGACATTGAAAACCTGCCCCAAGCCCTGTGGTGGAGCCTGTTTACCCTTGTTGCCGCCGAGCCGATTGGGGCCGAACCCGTTACTCTGGTGGGGCGCATCCTGACGCTGATGGTGATGCTGGGCGGGCTGACCCTGTTTGCGGTGATTACAGGGCTAGTGTCAGCGGTGATGGTACAACGACTGCGATCCACCATGGAGTATCGGACGATGGCCCTGGACGAACTGAGAAACCACACGGTGATCTGCGGCTGGAACCGCAACGGACGCCACATCGTTGAAGAGTTGCTGTTTGACGGCGGCTTGCAGGACAGCCCGATTTTGATCATCGCCGAATTTGAGGAAACCCCAGAACGGTCGTTGCGTCACCTCAACCTGTCCCACATTTATTTCCATGTGGCCGACTACACCCGCATCGACGTGCTCAAATCCATCAACATTGCCCAGTCCGCCCGCGCCATCCTATTGGCCGACACCACCCGCCCCCGCAGCGACCAAGACATCGACGCCCGCACCGTCCTCGCTGCCCTCACCATCGAAAAAATTAACCCCGCCATCTACACCTGCGCCCAACTGCTCGACCGCCGCAACGACGTCCAACTCAAGGCGGCGGGAGTAGATGACGTGATCGTGGCCGACGAAGTGACCAGCCACATGATCGCCACCTCCGCCCGCACCCAAGGCTCAGTGGAGGTGATGGCCGAACTGCTCACAGTGCAAGTGGGCAATCAGTTCTATAAGGTGCCCATTCTCCCCTCCTGGGTGGATCTCTCCTTTTGGCAGGCGGTAGATCGCCTCAAACGATCCCACGATGCCTTGCTGGTGGCCGTAGAACTGAGCTACCCCAATCGACACACCTTGGTCAATCCCCCCGCCAACTATCGCCTTGGCCCCAAGGATCAACTCATCGTCATCGCCCGCAAACGCCCAGAACTGAGGGACTATTGA